In one Ornithinimicrobium pratense genomic region, the following are encoded:
- a CDS encoding glucose-1-phosphate adenylyltransferase family protein: MTTLPTGLQALAIVQAGGQGSRLDVLTRERAKPALPFAATHALIDFPLSSLATSGIADVWVSVQYQSSSLDAYLAGGRPWDLDRTRGGFRRITPEQGSGPAHVEGFSHGNADNLYRLREDVRVSAPDVLLVLSSDHVFNLDLQPVLARHLERGAECTLVTAEVGVQEAAHNMVVHADADGRVRQVQDKPGRTSVGTVATEIFLYDPDVLLGELEQLHRGLASSGGTDQGREGGADADDTGLGDFGSLLVPALVERGKVWAEPITGYWKDVGRPQAYLQAHRDLLAGRVDVFDQPARPVLGPTPVAPPARVRAGAEVEDSMIGPGADVRGRVVRSVLGPHVQVEAGAVVEDSVLLSDVRVEAGARVHTSVLDRGTVVGRDATVGRRPAGTRLSDELIVLVGQDCRIGRGIAVEAGARLEPGTTA; the protein is encoded by the coding sequence GTGACCACCTTGCCCACTGGGCTGCAGGCGCTGGCGATCGTCCAGGCCGGCGGACAGGGCAGCCGGCTGGACGTGCTCACCCGCGAGCGGGCCAAGCCGGCCCTGCCCTTCGCCGCGACGCATGCCCTGATCGACTTCCCGCTCTCCTCGCTGGCCACCTCCGGCATCGCCGACGTGTGGGTCAGCGTGCAGTACCAGTCCAGTTCGCTGGACGCCTATCTCGCCGGCGGCCGCCCCTGGGACCTGGACCGGACCCGGGGCGGCTTCCGCCGGATCACGCCCGAGCAAGGTTCAGGACCGGCGCACGTCGAGGGGTTCAGCCACGGCAACGCCGACAACCTCTACCGTCTGCGCGAGGACGTGCGCGTCTCCGCCCCCGACGTGCTCCTCGTGCTCTCCTCCGACCACGTCTTCAACCTCGACCTGCAGCCGGTCCTCGCCCGGCACCTTGAGCGTGGCGCGGAGTGCACGCTGGTCACCGCCGAGGTCGGGGTGCAGGAGGCCGCGCACAACATGGTCGTGCACGCAGACGCCGACGGGCGGGTGCGGCAGGTCCAGGACAAGCCGGGCCGGACCTCGGTCGGCACCGTCGCGACCGAGATCTTCCTCTACGACCCGGACGTGCTGCTGGGTGAGCTCGAGCAGCTTCACCGTGGGCTAGCGTCCAGCGGCGGCACCGACCAGGGCCGTGAGGGCGGGGCCGACGCCGACGACACCGGTCTCGGCGACTTCGGCAGCCTGCTGGTGCCCGCCCTCGTCGAGCGGGGCAAGGTGTGGGCCGAGCCGATCACCGGTTACTGGAAGGACGTCGGCCGCCCGCAGGCCTACCTGCAGGCGCACCGGGACTTGCTGGCCGGGCGGGTCGATGTCTTTGACCAGCCGGCCCGCCCTGTCTTGGGACCGACGCCGGTCGCACCTCCGGCCCGGGTCCGTGCCGGCGCCGAGGTCGAGGACTCGATGATCGGGCCGGGTGCCGACGTGCGCGGACGGGTCGTCCGCTCCGTGCTGGGTCCCCACGTGCAGGTCGAGGCGGGGGCTGTTGTGGAGGACAGCGTCCTGCTTTCCGACGTCAGGGTCGAGGCCGGGGCCCGGGTGCACACCTCGGTCCTTGACCGGGGGACGGTCGTGGGGCGGGACGCAACCGTCGGGCGGAGACCAGCCGGAACCCGGCTGTCCGACGAGTTGATCGTGCTGGTCGGGCAGGACTGCCGGATCGGGAGGGGCATAGCGGTCGAGGCCGGTGCCCGGCTGGAGCCGGGCACCACGGCCTGA
- a CDS encoding alpha/beta fold hydrolase, which translates to MTDPASPAPLVLLHGVGQAPMAWEDVVVQLYGSRRLLTPWVPGLRPTERQVLPLSEGAAALDQQLMLEGMQQVDLCGLSYGAMVATRLAADFPERVRRLVLIAGQVRPPRLLMRAQATALKLVPASRLADSGVSKERLLQALEAARSTDLSDALPRIQASTLVLVGARDKPNQPAARTLAEGIPHARLRVVQGAGHALNEDAPGELVQILRDFLDAP; encoded by the coding sequence GTGACTGACCCCGCATCCCCCGCCCCGCTCGTCCTCCTGCACGGCGTGGGGCAGGCCCCGATGGCGTGGGAAGACGTAGTGGTCCAGCTCTACGGCAGCCGTCGTCTCCTCACCCCCTGGGTGCCGGGGCTGCGGCCAACGGAGAGGCAGGTGCTGCCCCTGTCCGAGGGCGCTGCCGCGCTGGACCAGCAACTGATGCTGGAGGGTATGCAGCAGGTAGACCTGTGCGGGTTGTCCTACGGCGCCATGGTGGCCACCCGGTTGGCAGCCGACTTCCCCGAGCGGGTGCGACGGCTGGTCCTCATCGCCGGCCAAGTGCGTCCGCCCCGGCTGCTGATGCGTGCCCAGGCGACCGCCCTGAAGCTGGTGCCCGCCTCGAGGCTGGCCGACTCGGGTGTGTCCAAGGAGCGGCTCCTGCAGGCGCTGGAGGCTGCTCGGTCGACCGACCTCTCCGACGCTCTGCCGCGGATCCAGGCCAGCACCCTGGTGCTGGTAGGGGCCAGGGACAAGCCCAACCAGCCCGCCGCCCGCACGCTGGCCGAGGGAATCCCGCACGCCCGGCTGCGCGTCGTGCAGGGCGCAGGTCACGCACTCAACGAGGACGCCCCTGGTGAGCTCGTGCAGATCCTGCGGGACTTCCTGGACGCCCCTTGA
- a CDS encoding NAD-dependent epimerase/dehydratase family protein — translation MTHILVLGGTAFLGREVARQAVGAGYDVTCLARGSAPPPEGVDFVVADRDEDDGLATVAGRRWDAVVDVTLHPVHVHRAVRDLRTEHWVFVSTANVYEAGAGLDEGAPLVEPFAGERMSGMEEYGPAKVACEEAYRHSRTTSTLARAGLIGGPGDESGRSGYWPWRFAHPVDAPEGADRGLPEVVTPDDPDYPTALIDVRDLAHWLLRAATQRLDGAYNVTGPSTPLAQVLAAAAEAAGGRARPRPVPPARLAELGVSGWMGPASLPLWIDDPALRGFGTLDTSRAVAAGLVTRPLVETFRDVLPHEEARIGGRRCGLDDADEARVLQAT, via the coding sequence ATGACACACATCCTCGTCCTCGGCGGCACCGCCTTCCTCGGTCGGGAGGTCGCCCGGCAGGCGGTGGGCGCCGGGTATGACGTCACCTGCCTCGCCCGTGGATCGGCCCCTCCACCCGAGGGCGTGGACTTCGTCGTCGCCGACCGTGACGAGGACGACGGTCTTGCGACCGTCGCTGGTCGGCGCTGGGACGCCGTCGTCGACGTCACCCTGCACCCGGTCCACGTGCACCGGGCGGTGCGAGACCTGCGGACCGAGCACTGGGTGTTCGTCTCCACCGCCAACGTCTACGAGGCGGGGGCTGGCCTGGACGAGGGCGCGCCCTTGGTGGAGCCGTTCGCCGGGGAGCGGATGAGCGGCATGGAGGAGTACGGCCCAGCCAAGGTCGCCTGCGAGGAGGCGTACCGCCACAGTAGGACGACATCGACGCTCGCGCGGGCTGGGCTCATCGGCGGCCCCGGTGACGAGTCGGGACGCAGCGGCTACTGGCCCTGGCGGTTCGCCCACCCCGTCGATGCGCCAGAAGGTGCGGACCGCGGCCTCCCCGAGGTGGTGACCCCCGACGACCCCGACTACCCCACGGCGCTCATCGACGTGCGGGACCTGGCCCATTGGCTGCTGCGGGCGGCGACACAGAGGCTGGACGGCGCCTACAACGTCACCGGGCCAAGCACCCCGCTGGCCCAGGTGCTGGCCGCGGCCGCTGAGGCCGCCGGCGGTCGCGCCCGACCTCGCCCGGTCCCACCGGCGCGACTGGCCGAGCTGGGCGTCTCGGGCTGGATGGGACCAGCCTCCCTGCCCCTGTGGATCGACGACCCCGCGCTCCGCGGCTTCGGCACGTTAGACACCAGCCGCGCAGTGGCGGCAGGCCTGGTGACCCGGCCGCTCGTCGAGACCTTCCGCGACGTCCTGCCCCACGAGGAGGCCCGGATCGGGGGCCGCCGGTGCGGCCTCGACGACGCTGACGAGGCGCGAGTGCTGCAAGCGACGTGA
- a CDS encoding DUF2975 domain-containing protein, protein MSTRVAVPLLRILIVVAVLAILVLQAVFLPWLSGDMARDLPAEAHMRWPILTLAVLGLLCVQVALACTFRLLGFIASGGVFTHDALRWVDGIIGAFVGGGLVCLATIGYQSATIAGPPLWMMVLWAGVATGVGLASLVWVMRSLLVQATTLRTELEMVI, encoded by the coding sequence ATGAGCACTCGAGTCGCCGTCCCTCTCCTCCGTATCCTGATCGTCGTCGCGGTCCTGGCCATTCTCGTGCTGCAGGCGGTCTTCCTGCCCTGGCTGTCCGGCGACATGGCCCGCGACCTGCCCGCCGAGGCGCACATGCGCTGGCCCATCCTGACCCTGGCCGTCCTCGGTCTGCTGTGCGTCCAGGTGGCGCTGGCATGCACCTTCCGGCTGCTCGGCTTCATCGCCAGCGGTGGCGTCTTCACCCACGACGCGCTGCGCTGGGTGGACGGCATCATCGGGGCCTTCGTCGGTGGTGGGCTCGTCTGCCTGGCCACCATCGGCTACCAGTCGGCGACCATCGCTGGCCCTCCGCTGTGGATGATGGTCCTGTGGGCAGGGGTGGCTACCGGCGTGGGTCTGGCCTCGCTGGTCTGGGTCATGCGCTCCCTGCTCGTGCAGGCGACCACGCTGCGCACCGAGCTGGAGATGGTGATCTGA
- a CDS encoding helix-turn-helix domain-containing protein, which translates to MPIVVRLDVQLATRKMSVGEFAERVGITPANVAVLKNGRAKAVRLATLERMCEVLGCQPGDLLEWVPADDAP; encoded by the coding sequence ATGCCCATTGTCGTGCGCCTCGACGTGCAGCTGGCCACACGCAAGATGTCGGTGGGGGAGTTCGCCGAGCGGGTGGGTATCACCCCCGCCAATGTCGCGGTCCTGAAGAACGGGCGCGCCAAGGCGGTGCGCTTGGCCACGCTCGAGCGCATGTGCGAGGTTCTGGGCTGTCAGCCGGGGGACCTGCTGGAGTGGGTCCCGGCGGACGACGCGCCCTGA
- a CDS encoding AAA family ATPase: MADEEVQGFLRGFRELVEMSHRLAGGAGERFGEVLERHFGQTPSVIAVLTEEVLNHRYADWDTALEVLSGRDPAAHEVGVGGGDMRYHQTLTDFAAEAHGRTPLGQVDYVSIPVGPKEYRRAIGFGMRLFRYQDVPVGVMQRRAHPRYGQPKGSFELMCPDPDVAAALLGEARELAVQHSVLRGQVITLEMSGYGPESEGIAFLERPEIPADHVILPMSSLERIVAHVTGVAEHADVLRRHGQHLKRGLLLYGPPGTGKTHTVRHLISRNPGHTVVVLAGETLRFISLAANLARALQPAIVVLEDCDLVAEDRGQGPSGRPLLFEVLDAMDGLDADADVTFLLTTNRVEALERALVQRPGRVDLAVEVPLPDQDGRRRLLDLYRGHVSYSAGALEEAAARTGGMTASFTKELMRRSVLEAAVAGQEPGDEHLARALDGLLSGHEELTRVLLGGTGPEATQRGPSPWEQSGGQTCNPFA; encoded by the coding sequence ATGGCGGACGAAGAGGTACAGGGGTTCCTGCGCGGGTTCCGGGAGCTGGTCGAGATGTCGCACCGGCTTGCAGGCGGGGCCGGGGAGCGTTTCGGGGAGGTGCTGGAGCGACATTTCGGGCAAACCCCCTCGGTCATCGCTGTGCTGACCGAGGAAGTGCTGAACCACCGCTACGCCGACTGGGACACCGCACTGGAGGTGCTGTCCGGGCGCGACCCTGCGGCGCACGAGGTCGGCGTCGGGGGAGGGGACATGCGCTACCACCAGACATTGACCGACTTCGCTGCGGAGGCGCACGGGCGCACCCCGCTGGGTCAGGTGGACTACGTCTCGATCCCGGTGGGTCCGAAGGAGTACCGGCGCGCGATCGGTTTCGGCATGCGGTTGTTCCGTTATCAGGACGTGCCGGTGGGGGTGATGCAGCGGCGGGCACACCCTCGCTACGGCCAGCCGAAGGGCAGCTTCGAGCTCATGTGCCCCGACCCCGACGTCGCCGCCGCATTGCTGGGAGAGGCTCGAGAGCTCGCGGTGCAGCACAGCGTGCTGCGTGGCCAGGTCATCACGCTGGAGATGTCCGGCTACGGCCCGGAGTCCGAGGGCATCGCGTTCCTGGAGCGTCCGGAGATCCCTGCGGACCACGTCATCCTGCCGATGTCATCGTTGGAGCGGATCGTGGCCCACGTGACGGGGGTGGCCGAGCACGCCGACGTGCTGCGCCGGCACGGTCAGCACCTCAAGCGCGGGCTGCTGCTGTACGGCCCTCCCGGCACCGGCAAGACCCACACTGTGCGCCACCTCATCAGCCGCAACCCCGGGCATACCGTGGTGGTCCTGGCCGGCGAGACGCTCAGGTTCATCTCGTTGGCGGCCAACCTCGCCCGCGCCCTGCAACCGGCCATCGTGGTCCTAGAGGACTGCGACCTGGTGGCCGAGGACCGCGGCCAGGGACCCTCCGGCCGGCCGCTGCTGTTCGAGGTGCTGGACGCCATGGACGGGCTCGACGCCGACGCCGACGTGACCTTCCTGCTGACTACCAACCGTGTCGAGGCGCTGGAGCGGGCCCTGGTCCAGCGACCCGGGCGGGTCGACCTGGCCGTGGAGGTGCCGCTGCCGGACCAGGACGGGCGGCGACGCCTCCTTGACCTCTACCGGGGTCACGTCAGCTACTCAGCCGGTGCGCTGGAGGAGGCTGCCGCCCGGACCGGCGGCATGACCGCCTCGTTCACGAAGGAGTTGATGCGTCGTTCCGTCCTCGAAGCCGCTGTCGCTGGGCAGGAACCGGGGGATGAGCACCTGGCCCGGGCCCTCGACGGGTTGCTGTCCGGACACGAAGAGCTCACCCGGGTGCTCCTCGGCGGGACCGGTCCCGAAGCGACGCAGCGCGGCCCGTCCCCGTGGGAACAGAGCGGCGGACAGACCTGCAACCCCTTTGCCTAA
- a CDS encoding ABC transporter ATP-binding protein has product MDTTYLSHAIDVQDAVVRYGDVTALDGVDLQVEPGQVTALLGPNGAGKTTLVDCLEGFRRPTSGTVRVLGIDPWRAGTRWRDRIGVVLQDTRMDADLTVAEFVAMTRGWYADPLRADEILSAVGLTGLADRRVHKLSGGERRRLDLGLALAGRPDLLFLDEPTTGLDPNARRELWELLSGLRSQGHTILLTSHDMHEVEALADQVAVLIGGRIRAEGTVAQMREQSGLPATVSFVSSADPARITPLGAERDERTGRWQLRTDDTTDTLRRVTAALGEDVMDVQLRTPTFEDVYLTLLGRKEAHS; this is encoded by the coding sequence ATGGACACCACATACCTCAGCCACGCGATCGATGTGCAGGACGCCGTCGTCCGCTACGGCGACGTGACGGCTCTGGACGGCGTCGACCTGCAGGTCGAGCCGGGCCAGGTGACGGCCCTGCTCGGTCCCAACGGGGCCGGCAAGACCACCCTGGTCGACTGCCTGGAGGGCTTCCGGCGACCGACCTCGGGCACGGTCCGCGTCCTGGGCATCGACCCGTGGCGCGCCGGCACCCGTTGGCGTGACCGCATCGGAGTCGTCCTGCAGGACACCCGGATGGATGCCGACCTCACGGTCGCCGAGTTCGTCGCCATGACCCGAGGTTGGTATGCCGACCCGCTCAGGGCGGACGAGATCCTCTCCGCCGTGGGCCTCACCGGTTTGGCGGACCGGCGGGTGCACAAGCTGTCCGGCGGTGAACGGCGCCGCCTCGACCTGGGGCTGGCGCTGGCCGGACGCCCGGACCTGCTCTTCCTCGACGAGCCGACCACGGGGCTGGACCCCAACGCGCGGCGCGAGCTGTGGGAGCTGTTGTCGGGGCTGCGCAGCCAGGGCCACACCATCCTGCTGACCAGCCACGACATGCACGAGGTCGAAGCGCTCGCGGACCAGGTCGCCGTGCTCATCGGCGGACGGATCCGGGCGGAGGGCACGGTCGCACAGATGCGGGAGCAGTCCGGGCTGCCCGCGACGGTGTCCTTCGTCAGCAGCGCCGACCCCGCACGCATCACCCCGCTGGGGGCCGAGCGTGACGAGCGCACGGGGCGTTGGCAGCTCCGCACTGACGACACCACCGACACGCTGCGACGGGTCACCGCCGCACTGGGCGAGGACGTGATGGACGTCCAGCTGCGGACGCCCACCTTCGAGGACGTCTACCTCACACTGCTCGGCCGAAAGGAGGCCCACTCATGA
- a CDS encoding ABC transporter permease: protein MMTVGSVHDDTAPLMTPPTTPADGQARPHRPDPPGALGSAVRQLRWDWLQQMRNPSAIFFTLALPVLFLLAFAITSPDTEAAAGYYVPTMMGLAAASGTLTNLAVTLTYLREYGQLKRILVTPLPRSSFLAGRIAAAGIVSLLTCAVLGVVGAAAYDVMPEQLWALLLALVVIVTAGSAVGVLTTTIIRSETAAAPVANAIGLPVMLASGVFFPLSNAPDWFTRVAELLPFTRSVELAVASYEGTVTGELVQQALLTGGLWTLGAIVLAVRFFSWAPRKRR, encoded by the coding sequence ATGATGACCGTCGGCTCCGTCCACGACGACACCGCACCGCTCATGACCCCACCCACGACCCCCGCCGACGGCCAGGCCCGGCCCCACCGCCCCGACCCACCGGGTGCGCTCGGGAGCGCCGTGCGCCAGCTGCGCTGGGACTGGCTGCAGCAGATGCGCAATCCCTCGGCAATCTTCTTCACCCTGGCGCTGCCGGTGCTCTTCCTGCTCGCGTTCGCGATCACCAGCCCCGACACCGAGGCCGCGGCCGGCTACTACGTCCCCACCATGATGGGGCTGGCCGCCGCCTCGGGCACGCTGACCAACCTCGCCGTCACGCTGACCTACCTGCGCGAGTACGGCCAGCTCAAGCGCATTCTGGTGACGCCGCTGCCGCGCAGTTCCTTCCTCGCCGGACGGATCGCGGCCGCCGGGATCGTCTCGCTGCTGACCTGCGCGGTGCTCGGCGTCGTCGGCGCGGCAGCGTATGACGTGATGCCCGAGCAGCTCTGGGCGCTGCTGCTGGCCCTGGTCGTCATCGTCACGGCCGGCAGCGCGGTCGGTGTGCTCACCACGACGATCATCCGCAGCGAGACCGCCGCGGCGCCGGTCGCCAACGCCATCGGCCTGCCGGTCATGCTGGCCTCCGGCGTCTTCTTCCCGCTGTCCAACGCCCCCGACTGGTTCACCCGGGTCGCCGAGCTGCTCCCGTTCACCCGGTCCGTGGAGCTGGCGGTGGCCTCATACGAGGGGACCGTCACCGGCGAGCTCGTGCAGCAGGCGCTGCTCACCGGTGGCCTGTGGACCCTCGGGGCGATTGTGCTGGCCGTCCGGTTCTTCAGCTGGGCGCCACGCAAGAGGCGGTGA
- a CDS encoding TOMM precursor leader peptide-binding protein codes for MTSPTLAPRTRLLRSGDKLLVAKDSEVRTISGAAAVDLVDTLVRSANGPRLPVPSDAGPEWHAFLALLTEAGLVTTDPAVARASGQARLLWDRCGQALPIQDIDSALRRSTVPVVGSGTVADRIRQIVQEAGPRVVADRAAGACGADVPGAVAVTVVVGESLTDPALLDHNAWALEHRAPWLAVVPDDAGRSVVGPYVVPGSSACFRCYLLRRTANFPDRRIIGELSTAEPVPTNTPRVQLLGMGWFTAALAAEKVLERVALGDHSSMSAPGSLASIEPARPGVEVSEHRVLRVPRCPTCSPAAGHGLPQVWFHGGERP; via the coding sequence ATGACCTCCCCCACTCTCGCCCCCCGCACCCGGTTGCTCCGCTCTGGCGACAAGCTCTTGGTCGCCAAGGACTCCGAGGTCCGCACGATCTCCGGCGCGGCCGCGGTGGACCTCGTCGACACCCTGGTCCGCTCCGCCAACGGGCCGCGGCTGCCGGTCCCTAGCGACGCCGGCCCGGAGTGGCACGCCTTCCTCGCCCTGCTCACCGAGGCGGGGCTGGTCACGACCGACCCGGCCGTCGCGCGGGCCAGCGGTCAGGCCCGCCTGCTGTGGGACCGCTGCGGGCAGGCGCTGCCCATCCAGGACATCGACAGCGCGCTGCGCCGGTCGACGGTCCCCGTGGTGGGCAGCGGCACGGTGGCCGACCGCATCCGCCAGATCGTCCAGGAGGCCGGGCCGCGGGTCGTCGCAGACCGGGCCGCCGGCGCGTGCGGGGCCGATGTCCCCGGCGCCGTCGCGGTCACCGTGGTGGTGGGGGAGTCGCTCACCGACCCGGCGCTGCTGGATCACAACGCGTGGGCGTTGGAGCACCGGGCGCCGTGGCTGGCGGTCGTCCCTGATGACGCCGGGCGCTCGGTCGTCGGACCGTATGTCGTCCCCGGCTCCTCAGCCTGCTTCCGCTGCTACCTGCTCCGCCGGACCGCCAACTTCCCGGACCGGCGCATCATCGGCGAGCTGAGCACCGCCGAGCCCGTGCCCACGAACACCCCCCGGGTCCAGCTGCTGGGCATGGGGTGGTTCACCGCCGCTTTGGCCGCCGAGAAGGTGCTGGAACGGGTGGCGCTCGGTGACCACTCCTCGATGAGCGCGCCCGGCTCCCTGGCCAGCATTGAGCCCGCCCGGCCCGGCGTCGAGGTCTCCGAGCACCGGGTGCTGCGGGTGCCGCGCTGCCCGACCTGCTCGCCGGCCGCCGGGCACGGCCTGCCCCAGGTGTGGTTCCACGGTGGTGAACGGCCGTGA
- a CDS encoding YcaO-like family protein encodes MTATTERVGAGAPTRAIPALSTETPWTEPQVGWGRLATFASPMVGVVHRLFEQLHDVDDIRMTGVGAQACESTWLLGAPCNELNGGGAGDPRQARAAAIGETVERYSGAYVDPLALTLATPAELAVQGLDHVRPDELTLLAPEQLADPGCPFVPFTDHTRLQWVTGVDLVGGHRVAVPAQLVHLIGSALGDPPIGYATSNGMACACTWEEAVLSGLLEVVERDAFMATWYGRLSLPRIDVSSSPELRRFFADHVDPAGLDVALVDMSVLVDVPAVLAVVRNAGSGIAPLALGAAASADPATAVRKAVIEAFQTRTWAKAEQREGAVIDPSRGLDQVHDFDDHVRLSLHPATIDAASFIDASTVTVPLSALPAVDGGTPGELVRNVIARLTPQGVRAVACDVTSPDVAEGGLVVAKVFSPQLSPLDSGYRTRLLGSRRLRERAHEVGILDRPLDVTDLNPWPHPFP; translated from the coding sequence GTGACGGCGACGACCGAGAGGGTGGGGGCCGGGGCGCCGACCCGCGCCATACCCGCCCTGTCCACCGAGACCCCCTGGACCGAACCCCAGGTCGGCTGGGGCCGGCTGGCCACCTTTGCCTCTCCCATGGTCGGGGTCGTGCACCGGCTCTTCGAGCAGCTCCACGACGTCGACGACATCCGGATGACCGGTGTCGGTGCGCAGGCGTGCGAGTCGACCTGGCTGCTGGGTGCCCCCTGCAACGAGCTCAACGGCGGCGGCGCGGGTGACCCCCGCCAGGCGCGGGCCGCGGCCATCGGCGAGACGGTCGAGCGCTACAGCGGCGCCTACGTCGACCCGCTGGCCCTGACCCTCGCCACGCCGGCCGAGCTCGCGGTGCAAGGCCTTGACCACGTCCGGCCCGACGAGCTGACGCTCCTGGCGCCCGAACAGCTCGCCGACCCGGGGTGCCCGTTCGTCCCGTTCACCGACCACACCCGGCTGCAGTGGGTGACCGGTGTCGACCTGGTGGGCGGCCACCGGGTCGCGGTGCCCGCCCAGCTCGTCCACCTCATCGGCAGCGCCCTGGGTGACCCCCCGATCGGTTACGCCACCAGCAACGGTATGGCGTGCGCGTGCACCTGGGAGGAGGCCGTCCTGTCGGGCCTGCTGGAGGTCGTCGAGCGCGACGCCTTCATGGCCACCTGGTACGGCCGGCTGTCGCTGCCCCGCATCGACGTCTCGTCCTCCCCCGAGCTGCGCCGGTTCTTCGCCGACCACGTCGACCCTGCAGGGCTCGACGTGGCCCTGGTCGACATGTCGGTGCTGGTGGATGTGCCCGCCGTGCTGGCGGTGGTCCGCAACGCCGGCAGTGGCATCGCCCCGCTCGCGCTCGGCGCCGCAGCCTCCGCCGACCCGGCCACCGCGGTCCGCAAGGCGGTCATCGAGGCCTTCCAGACGCGTACCTGGGCCAAGGCCGAGCAACGCGAGGGTGCGGTCATCGACCCGTCGAGGGGTCTGGACCAGGTCCACGACTTCGACGACCACGTGCGGCTCTCGCTGCACCCTGCGACCATCGACGCCGCCTCGTTCATCGACGCCTCGACGGTCACGGTGCCGTTGTCGGCCCTGCCGGCCGTGGACGGCGGCACCCCCGGTGAGTTGGTGCGCAACGTCATAGCCCGACTCACACCCCAGGGCGTGCGGGCCGTGGCCTGTGACGTCACCAGCCCGGACGTCGCCGAGGGCGGCCTGGTCGTCGCGAAGGTCTTCTCCCCGCAGCTCAGCCCACTCGACAGCGGCTACCGCACCCGGCTGCTGGGCAGCCGGCGCCTGCGGGAGCGAGCCCACGAGGTCGGGATCCTGGACCGCCCGCTCGACGTCACCGACCTCAACCCGTGGCCGCACCCCTTCCCGTGA
- a CDS encoding SagB/ThcOx family dehydrogenase, whose protein sequence is MITDSIHGANLVDIVYGEVPAPGDVAEDFIEATKIHRDAMGWDAPGVRILETTPEMHPVVARAGQRHLSHATIELPEPEPLPTAFDDVLRRRVSAERLTADPLTAEELSTLLRHAWEPQPGTGPAHGGPPRRPSPSAGALNPLELWVVVRNVRALAPGLYHVEMPSSGTALLTRVRDVDVPALARAALQEDMVLAAPVTLVVTMMPWRSRFKYGPRAVRFALMEAGHTCQTLLLTCAAMGLATRPLGGFCDDEVNELLGFCGVDQVPLYLVPVGRPC, encoded by the coding sequence ATGATCACCGACTCCATCCACGGCGCCAACCTGGTCGACATCGTGTACGGCGAGGTGCCGGCGCCCGGTGACGTTGCCGAGGACTTCATCGAGGCGACCAAGATCCACAGGGACGCCATGGGCTGGGACGCGCCCGGAGTGCGCATCCTGGAGACCACGCCGGAGATGCACCCGGTCGTCGCCCGCGCCGGCCAGCGCCACCTGTCTCACGCCACGATCGAGCTGCCTGAGCCAGAGCCGTTGCCCACAGCCTTCGACGACGTGCTGCGCCGGCGGGTGAGCGCGGAGAGGCTCACCGCCGACCCGCTGACGGCGGAGGAGCTGTCGACGCTGCTGCGCCACGCCTGGGAGCCGCAGCCCGGTACCGGCCCGGCCCACGGCGGGCCCCCACGCCGTCCCTCACCGTCGGCCGGGGCGCTGAATCCGCTGGAGCTGTGGGTGGTGGTCCGGAACGTGAGGGCGTTGGCGCCTGGGCTGTACCACGTCGAGATGCCCAGCTCCGGCACGGCGCTGCTGACCCGGGTGCGTGACGTGGACGTGCCGGCGCTCGCCCGCGCCGCCCTGCAGGAGGACATGGTCCTGGCTGCACCGGTGACCCTGGTCGTCACGATGATGCCGTGGCGGTCGCGGTTCAAGTACGGCCCGCGGGCGGTTCGGTTCGCCCTGATGGAGGCCGGCCACACCTGCCAGACGCTGCTGCTCACCTGTGCGGCCATGGGGCTGGCGACCCGGCCGCTGGGCGGTTTTTGCGACGACGAGGTCAACGAGCTGCTGGGCTTCTGTGGCGTGGACCAGGTGCCGCTGTACCTGGTGCCGGTCGGACGGCCGTGCTGA